From Lolium perenne isolate Kyuss_39 chromosome 5, Kyuss_2.0, whole genome shotgun sequence, a single genomic window includes:
- the LOC127299341 gene encoding uncharacterized protein, with amino-acid sequence MARRGGGGGWISLPAELINEVSDRLPADVDQIHIHQVCSHWRASTAPLAACRPWIVAGHDRHRDHYSVVNPIGDHSFWLPRGGTRIQPRAHAPAGVPYCCGMPRGWLALTDDLRFPTRLILWDPLSQAEIPLPTLTTVAQVFLSGDPLTSPSWMAIASQKIPNVELGQRLFFWRPGDAAWTSQLEYPNGRIEGAAFHHCRFYISTMNMSLDIFDLQQHPPKRLRRIYLYPPLQARCRRFPGRPRPHVVACNNQMLLVMVYRGLYNAIVFAEVYSPDWAAQPLDLQEKVTDLGDYSLFLGRGDTLALSAKEFPATRRNCVYFVEHDTTKHDRWLVVFDLVSNALERIPHPEDQREGGSKTSGWLAYSWFCPRRPFVKLISEF; translated from the coding sequence ATGGcacgccgcggcggcggcggcggctggatcTCCCTGCCGGCAGAGCTCATCAACGAAGTCTCCGACCGTCTGCCGGCCGACGTGGACCAAATCCACATCCATCAGGTATGTTCCCACTGGCGCGCGTCCACCGCCCCGCTCGCAGCCTGCCGTCCCTGGATCGTCGCCGGCCACGACCGCCACCGCGACCATTATAGCGTCGTCAACCCCATCGGCGACCACTCCTTCTGGCTGCCCCGTGGTGGAACAAGGATCCAACCCCGGGCCCATGCCCCGGCGGGCGTTCCCTACTGCTGCGGTATGCCCCGCGGCTGGCTCGCTCTCACCGACGACCTGCGATTCCCCACCAGGCTCATCCTCTGGGATCCCCTCTCCCAAGCTGAGATCCCTCTGCCCACTCTCACCACCGTCGCCCAAGTGTTCCTCTCCGGAGACCCCCTCACCTCGCCATCGTGGATGGCGATTGCGAGCCAGAAAATCCCCAACGTAGAACTGGGGCAGAggttgttcttttggcgtccaggCGATGCAGCCTGGACCTCTCAACTCGAGTACCCCAACGGCAGGATCGAAGGCGCCGCCTTCCACCACTGCAGGTTCTACATCTCCACCATGAACATGTCACTCGACATCTTTGATCTCCAGCAGCATCCTCCCAAGCGTCTCCGGAGGATATACCTTTATCCTCCTCTGCAAGCGCGGTGTCGACGCTTCCCTGGGAGGCCGAGGCCgcacgtggtggcctgcaacaacCAGATGTTGCTCGTCATGGTGTACCGTGGGCTATACAACGCCATAGTCTTCGCAGAAGTGTACTCTCCGGATTGGGCTGCGCAGCCCCTCGACCTCCAGGAGAAGGTGACAGATCTTGGCGACTACTCGCTCTTCCTGGGCCGAGGTGACACTCTTGCTCTCTCCGCAAAGGAGTTCCCTGCCACCAGGAGAAATTGTGTATACTTTGTGGAGCACGATACAACCAAGCATGATCGGTGGCTTGTTGTCTTTGATTTGGTGTCAAACGCTTTGGAGCGAATTCCCCACCCAGAAGACCAGAGGGAGGGCGGCAGCAAAACCAGTGGCTGGTTGGCCTATTCTTGGTTCTGTCCCAGAAGACCCTTTGTGAAGCTAATTAGTGAATTTTAG